The Cohnella abietis genome has a segment encoding these proteins:
- a CDS encoding IS3 family transposase — MENHRSEFRLKKMCDVLEVSMSGYYKWLTSGVSELKKRKAKLAERVKWHFYDSDESYGSPRIHGELVKEKWIVSERTVGLIMREEGLRSCMSRKFKVSTTDSNHDLPIAPNVLQQDFKATKPNEKWVADITYIPCRQRKLYLASILDLFTKQIVGWKLSDRMTTDLTLDALKMAYAAKKPPKGLIHHTDRGSQYAAKDYRTQLLDYKMKPSMSRKGNCYDNACIEAFHSILKREFIYSKPKFKTVEEAQQKLYRYIEFFYNRKRSNSTIGYMSPVCFEQLYYANMA; from the coding sequence ATCGAAAATCATCGCTCCGAGTTTCGATTGAAGAAGATGTGCGACGTTCTAGAGGTGTCTATGAGCGGTTATTACAAGTGGCTGACCTCCGGAGTATCCGAGCTCAAAAAACGCAAAGCCAAGCTTGCCGAGCGGGTAAAATGGCACTTTTACGACTCGGATGAAAGCTATGGTAGTCCGAGAATACACGGGGAGCTTGTAAAGGAAAAATGGATCGTCTCCGAGCGTACGGTTGGTCTCATCATGCGAGAAGAGGGTTTGCGTTCCTGTATGTCCCGCAAGTTCAAAGTCTCCACAACCGATTCCAACCATGATCTGCCCATCGCTCCCAACGTACTACAGCAAGATTTCAAGGCCACAAAACCCAACGAGAAGTGGGTGGCTGACATTACCTATATCCCGTGCCGTCAAAGGAAACTGTACCTCGCCAGTATCCTGGACTTATTCACCAAACAAATTGTGGGCTGGAAGCTAAGCGATCGAATGACGACTGACCTTACACTGGATGCACTGAAAATGGCGTACGCTGCCAAGAAGCCCCCCAAGGGGTTGATTCACCACACCGACCGTGGTTCACAGTATGCCGCCAAAGATTACCGTACGCAGTTGCTGGACTACAAAATGAAGCCAAGTATGAGTCGTAAGGGTAACTGCTATGATAACGCCTGTATCGAGGCTTTTCATAGCATATTAAAGCGTGAGTTCATCTACAGTAAGCCTAAGTTTAAGACAGTGGAAGAAGCCCAGCAAAAACTCTATCGCTACATCGAATTCTTTTACAACCGGAAACGCTCAAATAGCACTATTGGTTATATGTCGCCGGTGTGCTTTGAGCAACTTTACTACGCTAACATGGCTTAA
- a CDS encoding DoxX family membrane protein yields MMKLWREHRIAAILVTIVRFVVGYAWITAGWHKITGATPFNAGGFLNGAINNPIVDKATGEAVYPTYLAFLEHFALPNVKIINVMIPWGEFLVGLGLILGTLTVTAAFFGLLMNFMFLFAGTVSTNPWLMLLGLLVVVAGTNAGRFGLDRYVLPLLHKGFDQLFHRKPKDPATGTGILAK; encoded by the coding sequence ATGATGAAATTGTGGAGAGAGCATCGTATTGCTGCAATCCTTGTCACCATTGTCCGTTTCGTAGTTGGGTACGCTTGGATCACCGCAGGATGGCATAAAATTACCGGAGCAACACCTTTTAATGCTGGAGGATTTCTGAACGGAGCCATTAATAATCCGATTGTCGATAAGGCGACAGGCGAGGCGGTATACCCTACGTATCTAGCCTTCCTAGAACACTTCGCATTACCGAACGTTAAAATTATTAACGTCATGATTCCTTGGGGAGAGTTCCTAGTAGGTCTTGGTCTCATCCTTGGTACGCTGACTGTTACGGCTGCATTCTTCGGACTCTTAATGAACTTCATGTTTTTATTCGCTGGAACAGTAAGCACTAACCCTTGGCTAATGCTTCTCGGATTGCTGGTTGTCGTCGCTGGAACGAACGCAGGTCGCTTCGGACTTGACCGTTACGTCCTTCCACTGCTACACAAGGGCTTTGATCAACTCTTCCACCGCAAGCCGAAAGATCCGGCTACCGGCACAGGAATTTTGGCTAAATAG
- a CDS encoding transposase, translating to MGGNRQHYNETFKREAVKYVQEQGKSLEQIADELNVNQGTLRNWVGKYREFDNEPVNQGETLRQQSQLLEDQKRKIEDMEEEIAILKKAMHIFSRERN from the coding sequence ATGGGTGGGAACAGGCAACATTACAATGAGACATTTAAACGTGAGGCCGTAAAGTATGTGCAAGAGCAGGGGAAGTCGTTAGAGCAGATTGCAGATGAGCTTAACGTTAATCAAGGCACTTTGCGTAACTGGGTTGGAAAGTATCGAGAGTTCGATAACGAGCCCGTAAATCAAGGAGAAACCCTTCGTCAACAATCACAACTTCTCGAAGATCAGAAACGTAAAATCGAGGATATGGAAGAAGAGATTGCAATCCTAAAAAAGGCCATGCACATCTTCAGCAGAGAAAGGAACTAA